The DNA window ACGCCCTGCGCGCACTGCTCGACGCGGCCCATGCCCGAGACATGCGGGTCGTCCTGGACGGCGTCTTTAACCATGCGAGTCGCGGCTTCTGGCCGTTTCACCACGTCCTCGAAAACGGGCCCGACTCGCCCTACGTCGACTGGTTCAAGATTGAGGACTGGCCGCTCCGTCCCTACGCCTCCGACCAGCCTCACAACTACGCGGCCTGGTACGACATTCCTGCCCTGCCCGAGCTCAACACCGACCACCCGCCGGTACAGGATTTTCTCCTGGACGTGGCTCGGCACTGGATTGCGTTCGGGATCGACGGGTGGCGCCTCGACGTGCCCCGCGAGATTGAGACGGATGGCTTCTGGGAAGCCTTCCGCACGGTCGTGAAGGACGCCAATCCTGAGGCCTACCTCGTGGGCGAAATCTGGGACGAGGCCCCGGCCTGGCTCCAGGGCGACCGGTTCGACGGCCTCATGAACTACCCGTTGCTCGACGCCACCCTCGGCTTTTTTGGGGCCGGGTCGCTGCGCGACTACTCGAAGGCCCACCTCACGTTCGACCCGATCGACGCCCCGGCCTTCGCCGACGAACTGGACCGGCTCCTGGCGCTCTACGAGTGGGAGGCCACCTGTGCCCAGCTCAATCTGCTCGACAGCCACGACATGGCCCGGGCGCAGTGGATTCTGAACAACAACCCCGCCGCGTTCCGCCAGGCCGTCCTCTTTCTCATGACGATGCCCGGCGCCCCCTGCATCTACTACGGCGACGAGATTGGGCTCTCGGCCGCGGGAGACCCCCACTGCCGCGAGGCGTTTCCGCGCGACGACGCAGACTGGGACACGGACCTGCTCTCGTTCTACCAGGCGGCCACCGCCCTGCGCCACCGACACGAGGTGCTGCGCACGGGCCGCATCGAGGTGCTGCATGCCAGCGGGCGGACGCTCGTGCTCCGGCGAACACTGGCCGACGCGACGGCCCTCGTTGCCTTCAACGCCGGCGCCGACGCGGTGCAGGTCGCCCTTGAGGCGGCCGCCCTGCCCACAAAACCCCTCTCGTCCGCCTGGCCGCCCTCCGCCAACGCACCGCTTTCGGCGTCCTCGTCCCCCCTGCCCCTGTCCCTGCCGCCGCGCGCGACCCGCGTGTGGACGACGGACTGACCCCGCCGACGCTACCGCCGCGGCGGGG is part of the Salinibacter ruber DSM 13855 genome and encodes:
- a CDS encoding glycoside hydrolase family 13 protein, with amino-acid sequence MTTPDWAKHAVFYQIFPDRFARSGAVEAQEAVQLTPWGTPPAEQGFQGGDLYGIVDRLDYLDALGVTALYLNPIFASAANHRYHTYDYYEVDPLLGGTDALRALLDAAHARDMRVVLDGVFNHASRGFWPFHHVLENGPDSPYVDWFKIEDWPLRPYASDQPHNYAAWYDIPALPELNTDHPPVQDFLLDVARHWIAFGIDGWRLDVPREIETDGFWEAFRTVVKDANPEAYLVGEIWDEAPAWLQGDRFDGLMNYPLLDATLGFFGAGSLRDYSKAHLTFDPIDAPAFADELDRLLALYEWEATCAQLNLLDSHDMARAQWILNNNPAAFRQAVLFLMTMPGAPCIYYGDEIGLSAAGDPHCREAFPRDDADWDTDLLSFYQAATALRHRHEVLRTGRIEVLHASGRTLVLRRTLADATALVAFNAGADAVQVALEAAALPTKPLSSAWPPSANAPLSASSSPLPLSLPPRATRVWTTD